From Camelina sativa cultivar DH55 chromosome 20, Cs, whole genome shotgun sequence, the proteins below share one genomic window:
- the LOC104771081 gene encoding myrosinase 1 — translation MKFHWFALAFLLAVATCKGQEDYTCEENEPFHCNQTSRFNGKSFGEDFIFGVASSAYQIEGGRGRGLNIWDGFTHRYPEKAGADLKNGDTTCDAYTYWQKDIDVMGELNATGYRFSFAWSRILPQGKRSRGVNQNGIDYYNGLIDGLIARNITPFVTLFHWDLPQTLQDEYEGFLNRTIIDDFKDYADLCFEKFGDRVKHWITINQLYTVPTRGYAIGTDAPGRCSLTHDIRCYGGNSSTEPYIVAHNQLLAHATVVDLYRTKYKDQGGMIGPVMITRGFLPFDDTPESKEATYRSKEFFHGWFMEPLTKGKYPDIMRKLVGERLPEFTETEAKLVKGSYDFLGLNYYVTQYAQNDDTVVPWANHTAMMDPKAILTYENAKGEPIGPMFSKGAYYYPKGIYDVMEYYKNKYGDPLIYITENGISSPGDQPLEEAMADYKRIDYLCSHLCFLRKVIKEKGVNVRGYFAWSLGDNYEFCNGFTVRFGLSYVDFNNVTADRDLKASGKWFQQFISSNDPADQDLLRSSLSFKNRDRKRLADA, via the exons ATGAAGTTTCATTGGTTCGCCTTAGCTTTCTTATTAGCTGTGGCGACTTGTAAAGGCCAGGAAGATTATACTTGCGAAGAGAACGAGCCATTCCATTGTAACCAAACTAGTCGTTTCAATGGTAAAAGTTTCGGCGAAGATTTCATCTTCGGTGTAGCCTCCTCTGCTTACCAA ATCGAAGGTGGTAGAGGTCGTGGACTTAACATTTGGGATGGATTCACTCACCGATACCCAG AGAAAGCAGGAGCCGATTTGAAGAATGGAGACACTACTTGTGACGCATATACATATTGGCAG AAAGATATAGACGTGATGGGCGAACTCAATGCTACTGGCTACAGATTCTCCTTCGCGTGGTCAAGAATCCTTCCAC AAGGAAAGAGGAGTAGAGGTGTGAACCAAAATGGTATTGACTACTACAACGGTCTTATAGACGGCCTCATAGCAAGGAATATAACGCCGTTCGTTACCCTCTTTCACTGGGACCTTCCTCAAACACTACAAGATGAGTATGAAGGTTTCTTGAACAGAACGATCAT AGATGATTTCAAAGATTACGCGGATCTATGTTTCGAAAAATTTGGTGATAGGGTAAAGCACTGGATAACAATCAACCAGCTTTACACAGTACCTACGCGAGGATATGCAATTGGAACAGATGCACCTGGTCGATGTTCTCTTACGCATGATATAAGATGTTACGGCGGAAACTCGTCAACCGAACCCTATATCGTTGCACATAACCAGCTTCTTGCTCATGCCACGGTCGTGGATCTTTACAGGACAAAATATAAG GACCAAGGAGGGATGATTGGACCTGTGATGATAACTAGAGGGTTTCTTCCGTTTGATGACACTCCAGAGAGCAAAGAGGCAACTTATCGGTCTAAAGAATTTTTCCATGGATG GTTCATGGAGCCGCTAACAAAGGGTAAATACCCAGACATCATGAGGAAACTTGTGGGTGAACGGCTTCCAGAGTTCACCGAGACAGAAGCCAAACTTGTAAAgggttcatatgattttcttggTCTCAACTATTACGTCACTCAGTATGCCCAAAACGATGACACAGTAGTTCCTTGGGCCAACCACACTGCTATGATGGACCCAAAAGCAATTCTCACAT ATGAAAATGCAAAGGGTGAGCCCATTGGTCCAATG TTCAGTAAAGGAGCCTATTACTACCCAAAAGGCATTTACGACGTAATGGagtattacaaaaacaaatatggtgACCCTTTAATATATATCACCGAGAACG GAATTAGTAGCCCCGGTGATCAACCCCTTGAAGAGGCTATGGCCGATTACAAGAGGATTGATTATCTATGCAGTCATCTTTGTTTTCTCCGTAAGGTCATTAA GGAGAAGGGTGTCAACGTGAGAGGATACTTTGCTTGGTCTCTTGGGGATAATTACGAATTCTGCAATGGCTTTACCGTCAGATTTGGACTCAGTTACGTTGACTTCAACAATGTCACCGCTGATAGAGACCTCAAAGCATCTGGCAAATGGTTCCAGCAGTTCATTAGCTCCAATGACCCTGCCGACCAAGATCTCCTCCGCTCTAGCCTCTCCTTCAAGAACCGTGATCGGAAGAGGCTCGCAGATGCATGA
- the LOC104771082 gene encoding probable protein phosphatase 2C 72, with protein MGHCFSLPSSSSEIHEENEHGDGNAVVCYGEDQFGLDHDLPVHRLGSVCSIQGTKGLNQDHAVLNLGYGTRDTELCGVFDGHGKNGHMVSKMVRNRLPSVLLTLKKELNQESNVCDEGHKWEKACFTAFRLIDRELNLQVFDCSFSGSTGVVAITQGDDLVIANLGDSRAVLGTMTEDGEIRAVQLTSDLTPDVPSEAERIRMCKGRVFAMKTEPCSQRVWLPKQDIPGLAMSRAFGDFRLKDHGVIAVPEVFQHRITSKDQFLVLATDGVWDMLSNDEVVSLIWSSGKKQVAAAKSVAEAAEATWKKKLKSTKIDDITVICLFLQNKEQVSWTMHT; from the exons ATGGGTCATTGCTTTTCGTTGCCGTCTTCATCATCGGAGATTCATGAGGAGAATGAGCACGGTGATGGTAATGCAGTGGTGTGTTATGGAGAAGATCAGTTTGGTTTAGATCATGACCTTCCGGTTCATCGTCTTGGTTCGGTTTGCTCTATACAAGGAACCAAAGGACTGAACCAAGATCATGCTGTTCTTAACCTG GGATATGGAACAAGAGATACAGAGCTATGTGGAGTGTTTGATGGGCACGGTAAAAATGGGCACATGGTTAGCAAAATGGTGAGGAACAGATTGCCATCGGTTCTGTTAACACTAAAGAAAGAGCTAAACCAAGAATCTAATGTTTGTGACGAAGGTCATAAATGGGAAAAAGCTTGTTTTACAGCTTTCAGACTCATTGATAGAGAGCTTAATCTCCAAGTCTTTGATTGCTCTTTCAGTGGCTCCACTGGTGTTGTTGCCATAACTCAG GGAGATGATCTCGTGATAGCAAACCTTGGTGATTCGAGGGCAGTGTTGGGGACAATGACCGAAGACGGTGAGATAAGGGCAGTGCAGTTAACATCGGACCTAACACCTGATGTCCCTa GTGAAGCAGAGAGGATCAGGATGTGCAAAGGTCGTGTTTTCGCAATGAAAACAGAACCGTGCAGCCAAAGGGTGTGGTTACCAAAACAAGACATACCAGGATTAGCCATGTCAAGAGCTTTTGGAGATTTCAGGCTCAAAGACCACGGAGTTATTGCCGTTCCAGAGGTTTTTCAACACCGAATAACTTCTAAAGACCAGTTCCTTGTACTCGCTACAGACGGG GTTTGGGATATGCTTAGCAATGATGAAGTTGTATCACTAATATGGAGTTCCGGAAAAAAGCAAGTTGCGGCCGCTAAATCGGTGGCAGAGGCGGCTGAAGCTActtggaagaagaagcttaaatCGACGAAGATTGATGACATTACTGTAATATGTCTTTTCTTACAGAACAAGGAACAAGTAAGTTGGACCATGCACACTTGA